The Martelella sp. AD-3 genome includes a region encoding these proteins:
- the ftsH gene encoding ATP-dependent zinc metalloprotease FtsH gives MNPNLRNIALWAIIALLLVALFSMFQSTPSQNTGNQVAYSQFVSSVEAGRVKEVTITGNNITGTYTSGGSPFHTYAPVIDDNLLTKLENNNVDVTAKPVSDGSGGILSYVGTLLPMLLILGVWLFFMRQMQGGSRGAMGFGKSKAKLLTEAHGRVTFDDVAGVDEAKQDLEEIVEFLRDPQKFQRLGGRIPRGVLLVGPPGTGKTLLARSVAGEANVPFFTISGSDFVEMFVGVGASRVRDMFEQAKKNAPCIIFIDEIDAVGRHRGAGLGGGNDEREQTLNQLLVEMDGFEANEGVILIAATNRPDVLDPALLRPGRFDRQVVVPNPDIVGRERILKVHARNTPLAPNVDLKVVARGTPGFSGADLMNLVNEAALMAARRNKRLVTMAEFEDAKDKIMMGAERRSTAMTEAEKKLTAYHEAGHAMVALKVPVADPVHKATIIPRGRALGMVMQLPEGDRYSMSYKWMISRLAIMMGGRVAEELTFGKDNITSGASSDIEQATKLARAMVTQWGFSDELGQVSYGENQQEVFLGHSVSQSKNVSESTAQKIDSEVRRLIDEAYVEATKILKENHDGFVAVAEGLLEYETLSGDEIKAILQGEKPARDLGDDTPPSRGSAVPSMGPKKDAPSGKPSDGKEGDGFEPQPN, from the coding sequence ATGAACCCAAACCTACGCAATATTGCGCTATGGGCGATAATCGCGTTGCTGCTGGTCGCGCTGTTCAGCATGTTCCAGTCGACGCCGTCGCAGAACACCGGCAACCAGGTGGCCTATTCGCAATTCGTATCCAGCGTTGAAGCCGGCAGGGTCAAGGAAGTGACCATTACCGGCAACAACATCACCGGCACCTACACCAGTGGCGGCTCGCCCTTCCACACCTATGCCCCGGTCATCGACGACAACCTGCTCACCAAGCTCGAGAACAACAATGTCGACGTCACGGCCAAGCCGGTCAGCGACGGTTCGGGCGGCATACTGAGCTATGTCGGCACGCTTCTGCCGATGCTGCTGATCCTCGGCGTCTGGCTGTTCTTCATGCGCCAGATGCAGGGCGGATCGCGCGGCGCGATGGGCTTCGGCAAGTCCAAGGCCAAGCTTCTGACGGAAGCCCACGGCCGGGTGACCTTTGACGATGTCGCCGGCGTTGACGAAGCCAAGCAGGACCTCGAGGAGATCGTCGAATTCCTGCGCGACCCGCAGAAGTTCCAGCGTCTCGGCGGCCGCATTCCGCGCGGCGTGCTGCTCGTCGGCCCGCCCGGAACGGGCAAGACGCTGCTGGCGCGTTCGGTGGCAGGCGAGGCCAATGTGCCGTTCTTCACCATTTCCGGTTCCGACTTCGTTGAAATGTTCGTCGGCGTCGGCGCAAGCCGCGTGCGCGACATGTTCGAGCAGGCCAAGAAGAATGCTCCCTGCATCATCTTCATCGACGAGATTGATGCTGTCGGCCGTCATCGCGGCGCCGGTCTCGGCGGCGGCAATGACGAGCGCGAGCAGACGCTGAACCAGCTTCTCGTGGAGATGGACGGCTTCGAGGCGAATGAAGGCGTGATCCTGATCGCCGCGACCAACCGTCCCGACGTTCTCGATCCCGCGCTTCTGCGTCCCGGCCGTTTCGACCGTCAGGTCGTCGTGCCGAACCCGGATATCGTCGGTCGCGAGCGCATCCTCAAGGTCCATGCCCGCAACACGCCGCTGGCGCCGAATGTCGATCTCAAGGTGGTTGCCCGCGGTACCCCGGGCTTTTCCGGCGCAGACCTGATGAACCTCGTCAACGAAGCCGCGCTGATGGCGGCGAGGCGCAACAAGCGTCTGGTCACGATGGCCGAGTTCGAGGACGCCAAGGACAAGATCATGATGGGCGCCGAACGGCGTTCCACCGCGATGACCGAGGCGGAGAAAAAGCTCACGGCCTATCACGAGGCGGGACATGCGATGGTGGCGCTCAAGGTGCCGGTGGCCGATCCCGTCCACAAGGCGACGATCATTCCGCGCGGACGCGCGCTTGGCATGGTGATGCAATTGCCCGAGGGCGACCGCTATTCCATGAGCTACAAGTGGATGATCTCGCGGCTTGCGATCATGATGGGCGGTCGTGTTGCCGAGGAACTCACCTTCGGCAAGGACAACATCACCTCCGGCGCATCCTCCGATATCGAGCAGGCGACCAAGCTTGCCCGGGCGATGGTGACGCAATGGGGCTTTTCTGACGAGCTCGGCCAGGTTTCCTACGGCGAGAACCAGCAGGAGGTCTTCCTCGGGCATTCGGTGTCGCAGTCGAAGAATGTTTCGGAATCGACCGCGCAGAAGATCGATTCCGAGGTGCGACGCCTGATCGACGAGGCCTATGTCGAAGCGACGAAGATCCTCAAGGAGAACCATGACGGCTTCGTCGCGGTTGCCGAGGGTCTGCTCGAATACGAGACGCTCTCCGGCGACGAGATCAAGGCGATCCTGCAGGGCGAGAAGCCCGCCCGCGATCTCGGCGACGACACGCCGCCCTCGCGCGGCTCTGCGGTGCCTTCCATGGGGCCGAAGAAGGACGCTCCTTCCGGCAAGCCTTCGGACGGCAAGGAAGGCGACGGCTTCGAGCCGCAGCCGAACTGA
- the glmM gene encoding phosphoglucosamine mutase, with product MARKYFGTDGIRGQSNTFPMTPDLAMRVGIAVGTIFRRNDHARRVVIGKDTRLSGYMLENALVAGFTAAGLNVYLLGPIPTPAVAMLTRSLRADVGVMISASHNPYADNGIKLFGPDGYKMSDEIEARIEALVDRDDFYSQLARSNEIGRASRVEGDIYRYIEFVKRTLPRDVTLHGLRVVVDCANGAAYKAAPTALWELGADVVTIGAEPNGLNINKECGSTYPKTLQAKVHEVRADIGIALDGDADRVIIVDEKGNIIDGDQLMAVIVGNLADDGELKGNGLVATVMSNLGLERHLNARGLELARTKVGDRYVVEYMRKHGHNVGGEQSGHIVLSDFGTTGDGLVAALQILAAVKRADKPVSEVCRKFEPVPQLLRNVRIAAGAVPLEDGNVKQAIADAEAELKGRGRLVIRPSGTEPLIRVMAEGDDPAQVERVVSGLIDVISNVRDAA from the coding sequence ATGGCACGCAAATATTTCGGAACCGACGGTATTCGGGGACAGTCCAACACCTTCCCGATGACGCCCGATCTCGCCATGCGGGTCGGGATTGCGGTCGGCACGATCTTCCGCCGCAACGATCATGCCCGCCGCGTTGTGATCGGCAAGGACACGCGTCTGTCCGGCTATATGCTGGAAAACGCGCTGGTCGCCGGCTTTACCGCCGCCGGCCTCAATGTCTACCTGCTGGGCCCGATCCCGACGCCGGCCGTCGCCATGCTGACGCGTTCGCTGAGGGCCGATGTCGGCGTCATGATTTCCGCCTCGCACAATCCTTACGCCGACAACGGCATCAAGCTTTTCGGTCCCGACGGCTACAAGATGTCGGACGAGATCGAGGCCCGGATCGAGGCGCTGGTCGATCGTGACGATTTCTATTCCCAGCTTGCCCGTTCCAACGAGATCGGCCGCGCCAGCCGCGTCGAGGGCGACATCTACCGCTATATCGAATTCGTCAAGCGCACGCTTCCCCGGGATGTGACGCTGCACGGTCTGCGCGTCGTCGTCGACTGCGCCAACGGTGCGGCTTACAAGGCGGCGCCGACGGCGCTCTGGGAACTCGGCGCCGACGTGGTGACGATCGGGGCGGAGCCGAACGGCCTCAACATCAACAAGGAATGCGGCTCGACCTATCCGAAGACGCTGCAGGCCAAGGTGCATGAAGTGCGCGCCGATATCGGCATCGCGCTCGATGGCGATGCCGACCGGGTGATCATCGTCGACGAGAAGGGCAACATCATCGACGGCGACCAGCTGATGGCCGTGATTGTCGGCAATCTTGCCGACGACGGCGAGCTCAAGGGCAATGGCCTCGTGGCGACCGTCATGTCCAATCTCGGCCTTGAGCGCCACCTGAACGCCAGGGGGCTGGAACTCGCACGCACCAAGGTGGGCGACCGCTATGTGGTCGAATACATGCGCAAACATGGCCACAATGTCGGCGGCGAACAGTCCGGTCATATCGTGCTCTCCGATTTCGGCACCACCGGCGACGGCCTGGTGGCCGCGCTGCAGATCCTTGCCGCCGTCAAGCGGGCGGACAAGCCGGTGAGCGAGGTCTGCCGCAAGTTCGAGCCGGTGCCCCAGCTTCTGCGCAACGTTCGCATTGCGGCGGGCGCCGTGCCGTTGGAAGACGGCAACGTCAAACAGGCGATTGCCGATGCCGAGGCGGAGCTGAAGGGCCGCGGACGCCTCGTCATCCGTCCGTCAGGCACCGAGCCGCTGATCCGCGTGATGGCGGAGGGCGATGATCCCGCCCAGGTCGAGCGCGTCGTTTCTGGCCTCATCGACGTGATCTCCAACGTGCGCGATGCCGCCTGA
- a CDS encoding linear amide C-N hydrolase: MKIFSSKGRKFMAAALASVMFSASVAEACTGITLTAEDGDVVRARTMEFNVDLDASVILVPRGTQRTGETPDGENGLGWDAKYASIGANPMGLPYLVDGVNEKGLSMGLFYFAQAAEYQPYKPEDAGKTMASWQLGSYILDNFATVDEVKAALSDIIVAPVIFKQFNMVLPVHFVVTDASGETIVIEYVGGTLQVSDNPLGTFTNNPPFDWHMTNLQNYVNLGVDNVPPQKLGDVTIEGLGQGTGLLGMPGDFTSPSRFVRAAIYSHGVEASATGNDAIFQAFHILNNFDIPRGVAREEETDAHGNAVSDYTQWTSAVDTANKRFFFRTYENSDIRFVDLMKQDLDASGIKTWTMDGYETAHELGAPE, encoded by the coding sequence ATGAAAATCTTTTCTTCAAAGGGCAGGAAGTTCATGGCGGCGGCATTGGCTTCCGTTATGTTCTCCGCCTCCGTGGCCGAGGCCTGCACGGGCATCACGCTGACGGCCGAAGACGGCGATGTCGTGCGCGCACGCACGATGGAGTTCAATGTCGATCTCGACGCCTCCGTCATTCTGGTGCCGCGCGGCACGCAACGCACCGGGGAAACGCCGGACGGCGAGAACGGCCTCGGCTGGGATGCGAAATATGCCAGCATCGGCGCCAATCCGATGGGCTTGCCCTATCTTGTCGACGGCGTGAACGAGAAAGGGCTTTCCATGGGCCTTTTCTATTTTGCCCAGGCGGCGGAATACCAGCCCTATAAGCCGGAAGACGCCGGCAAGACAATGGCGTCCTGGCAGCTTGGCTCCTACATTCTCGACAATTTCGCCACGGTCGACGAGGTGAAGGCGGCGCTTTCCGATATCATCGTTGCGCCTGTCATCTTCAAACAGTTCAACATGGTTCTGCCGGTGCACTTCGTCGTCACCGATGCTTCCGGCGAGACGATCGTGATCGAATATGTCGGCGGCACGCTGCAGGTGAGCGACAATCCGCTCGGCACCTTCACCAACAATCCGCCCTTCGACTGGCACATGACCAACCTGCAGAACTACGTCAATCTCGGCGTTGACAATGTGCCGCCGCAAAAGCTCGGCGATGTGACGATTGAGGGGCTTGGCCAGGGCACGGGCCTGCTCGGCATGCCCGGCGATTTCACCTCGCCGTCGCGCTTCGTGCGCGCCGCGATCTATTCGCACGGCGTGGAGGCGAGCGCGACCGGCAATGACGCCATCTTCCAGGCCTTCCACATCCTCAACAATTTCGACATTCCGCGCGGGGTCGCGCGCGAAGAGGAGACAGACGCGCACGGCAACGCGGTTTCCGACTACACGCAGTGGACGTCGGCCGTCGATACCGCCAACAAGCGCTTCTTCTTCCGCACCTACGAAAACAGCGATATCCGTTTTGTCGATCTGATGAAGCAGGATCTGGACGCTTCGGGCATCAAGACCTGGACCATGGACGGCTACGAGACCGCCCACGAACTCGGCGCTCCGGAATAG
- a CDS encoding phosphoserine transaminase, translated as MTETTKPDVRPANPRFSSGPCAKRPGWTPEALNDAALGRSHRAKIGKAKLKEAIDLTREVLDVPGDYRIGIVPASDTGAVEMALWSLLGERGVDMLAWESFGAGWVTDVIKQLKLKDARKIEAPYGQLPDLSTVNFDNDVVFTWNGTTSGVRVPNADFIPADRKGLTICDATSAVFAQKVDFNKLDVVTFSWQKVLGGEGGHGILILSPRAVERLENYTPAWPLPKIFRMTKGGKLIEGIFVGETINTPSMLCVEDYLDALKWAKTVGGLDGLVARADANAKVIFDFVEKNDWIENLAEDPATRSNTSVCLKIVDPDIVKLDDAAQAAFAKAIVSALDKEGVAYDIGAYRDAPSGLRIWAGSTVETADMKALMGWLDWAFQAEKAKLAA; from the coding sequence ATGACAGAGACGACCAAGCCGGACGTGCGTCCGGCCAATCCCCGCTTTTCTTCCGGCCCCTGTGCGAAGCGTCCCGGTTGGACGCCCGAAGCGTTGAATGACGCTGCCCTTGGCCGTTCCCACCGCGCGAAAATCGGCAAGGCGAAGCTGAAAGAGGCGATCGACCTGACCCGCGAAGTGCTCGACGTTCCGGGCGACTATCGCATCGGCATCGTTCCCGCTTCCGATACCGGCGCCGTCGAGATGGCGCTCTGGTCGCTGCTCGGCGAGCGCGGCGTCGATATGCTCGCGTGGGAATCCTTCGGCGCTGGCTGGGTGACCGATGTGATCAAGCAGCTGAAGCTGAAGGACGCGCGCAAGATCGAAGCGCCCTATGGCCAGCTCCCCGACCTTTCCACTGTCAATTTCGACAATGACGTGGTCTTCACCTGGAACGGCACGACCTCCGGCGTGCGCGTGCCCAATGCCGATTTCATTCCGGCGGACCGCAAGGGCCTGACCATTTGCGACGCCACCTCGGCGGTGTTCGCGCAGAAGGTCGACTTCAACAAGCTCGACGTCGTCACCTTCTCCTGGCAGAAGGTTCTGGGCGGCGAGGGCGGTCACGGCATCCTCATCCTCTCGCCGCGCGCTGTTGAGCGTCTGGAAAACTACACGCCCGCCTGGCCGCTGCCGAAGATCTTCCGCATGACCAAGGGCGGCAAGCTGATCGAAGGCATCTTCGTCGGCGAAACGATCAACACGCCCTCCATGCTCTGCGTCGAGGATTATCTCGATGCGCTGAAATGGGCGAAGACCGTCGGCGGTCTGGACGGGCTGGTTGCCCGCGCCGATGCCAATGCCAAGGTGATCTTCGATTTCGTCGAGAAGAACGACTGGATCGAGAACCTGGCCGAAGACCCGGCGACCCGTTCCAATACGTCGGTCTGCCTGAAGATCGTCGATCCCGACATCGTCAAGCTGGACGATGCGGCGCAGGCCGCCTTTGCCAAGGCGATCGTCTCCGCGCTCGACAAGGAAGGCGTTGCCTACGATATCGGCGCCTATCGCGATGCGCCGTCCGGTCTTCGCATCTGGGCCGGCTCCACGGTGGAAACAGCCGATATGAAAGCCCTGATGGGCTGGCTCGACTGGGCCTTCCAGGCTGAAAAAGCAAAGCTCGCGGCTTAG
- the serA gene encoding phosphoglycerate dehydrogenase, whose amino-acid sequence MAPRVLVSDALSEAAVQIFKDRGIDVDFQPKLGKDKEKLLEIIGQYDGLAIRSATKATEKLIEAATNLKVIGRAGIGVDNVDIPAASRRGIIVMNTPFGNSITTAEHAISLMLAVARQIPAADTSTQAGKWEKSKFMGVEITGKTLGVIGAGNIGSIVCDRAIGLKMNVIAYDPFLSQEKAEKMGVTKVDLDELLAKADFITLHVPMTDKTRGILNAEALAKTKKGVRIINCARGGLVDEAALAEAIKSGHVAGAGFDVFETEPATESPLFGLENVVCTPHLGASTTEAQENVALQVADQMSDYLLKGAVTNAINMPSISADEAPRLKPVIKLAEVLGEFAGQVTENPIKEVEVLYDGNFAQMNTTALTSALLAGLLRPLVADVNMVSAPIMLKDKGIILQETRRDKSGVYDGYIKLTITTEKQTRSVAGTVFSDGKPRFIQIKGINMDADVGRHMVYISNTDVPGMIGFMGTTLGQAGVNIANFQLGRDNQGGDAIALLYVDEQPTPEVLDRLLGHEAIKQAKPLEFSVE is encoded by the coding sequence ATGGCACCTCGCGTACTCGTATCCGACGCCCTGTCGGAAGCCGCCGTCCAGATCTTCAAGGACCGGGGCATTGATGTCGATTTCCAGCCGAAGCTCGGCAAGGACAAGGAAAAACTGCTCGAGATCATCGGCCAGTATGATGGTCTCGCCATCCGCTCGGCCACCAAGGCGACCGAGAAGCTGATCGAGGCCGCGACCAACCTCAAGGTCATCGGCCGCGCCGGCATCGGCGTCGACAATGTCGATATCCCGGCTGCCTCGCGCCGCGGCATCATCGTCATGAACACGCCGTTCGGCAATTCGATCACGACCGCCGAACATGCGATTTCCCTGATGCTGGCCGTTGCCCGCCAGATCCCGGCTGCCGACACCTCGACCCAGGCCGGCAAGTGGGAGAAGTCGAAATTCATGGGCGTCGAGATCACCGGCAAGACGCTCGGCGTCATCGGCGCCGGCAATATCGGCTCGATCGTCTGCGACCGCGCCATCGGGCTGAAGATGAATGTGATCGCCTATGACCCCTTCCTGTCGCAGGAAAAGGCCGAGAAGATGGGCGTCACCAAGGTCGACCTCGACGAGCTTCTCGCCAAGGCCGACTTCATCACGCTGCACGTTCCGATGACCGACAAGACGCGCGGTATTCTCAATGCCGAGGCGCTGGCGAAGACCAAGAAGGGCGTCCGCATCATCAACTGCGCCCGCGGCGGTCTCGTCGATGAGGCAGCGCTTGCCGAAGCCATCAAGTCCGGTCATGTCGCCGGCGCCGGCTTTGACGTGTTCGAAACCGAGCCTGCAACGGAAAGCCCGCTCTTCGGCCTGGAAAACGTCGTCTGCACGCCGCATCTCGGCGCCTCGACCACGGAAGCCCAGGAAAACGTCGCGCTGCAGGTTGCCGACCAGATGTCGGATTACCTTCTGAAGGGCGCCGTCACCAACGCCATCAACATGCCGTCGATCTCGGCCGACGAGGCGCCCCGCCTGAAGCCGGTGATCAAGCTGGCGGAAGTGCTCGGCGAATTTGCCGGCCAGGTGACGGAAAACCCGATCAAGGAAGTCGAGGTTCTCTACGACGGCAATTTCGCGCAGATGAACACCACGGCGCTTACGAGCGCGCTGCTCGCCGGCCTGCTGCGTCCGCTGGTGGCCGACGTCAACATGGTGTCCGCGCCGATCATGCTGAAGGACAAGGGCATCATCCTGCAGGAGACCCGTCGCGACAAGTCGGGCGTCTATGACGGCTATATCAAGCTGACGATCACGACGGAAAAGCAGACCCGCTCGGTCGCCGGCACGGTGTTCTCCGATGGCAAGCCGCGCTTCATCCAGATCAAGGGCATCAACATGGATGCCGATGTCGGCCGTCACATGGTCTACATCTCCAACACCGACGTGCCCGGCATGATCGGCTTCATGGGGACCACGCTTGGGCAGGCCGGCGTCAACATCGCCAACTTCCAGCTCGGCCGCGACAACCAGGGCGGCGACGCGATCGCGCTTCTCTATGTCGACGAGCAGCCGACGCCGGAGGTTCTCGACAGGCTGCTCGGCCATGAAGCCATCAAGCAGGCAAAGCCGCTGGAATTCTCCGTCGAATAA
- a CDS encoding EAL domain-containing protein, with protein sequence MSGSCIGCLNAETLPFDFSMAFQPIVDLRDGSVFAFEALARGTKGEGAGTLFAQLSDDNLYAFDQQCRVKAIELSAHLGLMETGAKLSINFMPRAIYEPRACIQLTLETGRRCDVSSDRLIFEFSESEVADTDKLNAIVTLYRALGFQTAVDDFGAGHSGLSLLANMPPDILKLDMELVRGIDKSAARGIMVKHLVAMARDMGIDLVCEGVETAGELAMLRELGVELAQGYFLCRPAFEHLPQAGEVRWRP encoded by the coding sequence ATGTCCGGATCATGTATCGGATGCCTGAACGCCGAGACCTTGCCGTTTGATTTTTCGATGGCCTTTCAGCCGATCGTCGATCTCAGGGACGGCTCGGTTTTCGCTTTCGAGGCGCTGGCGCGCGGAACGAAGGGCGAGGGCGCGGGAACGCTGTTCGCGCAGCTGAGCGATGACAATCTCTATGCCTTCGACCAGCAATGCCGGGTGAAGGCGATCGAGCTTTCGGCGCATCTCGGCCTGATGGAAACCGGGGCGAAGCTTTCGATCAATTTCATGCCGCGGGCGATCTACGAGCCGCGCGCCTGCATCCAGCTCACCCTCGAAACCGGCAGGCGGTGCGACGTGTCCAGCGACCGGCTGATCTTCGAATTCAGCGAGTCGGAGGTCGCCGACACCGACAAGCTCAACGCGATCGTGACGCTCTACCGGGCGCTCGGCTTTCAGACGGCGGTGGATGATTTCGGCGCCGGTCATTCCGGTCTGTCGCTCCTGGCCAACATGCCGCCCGATATCCTGAAGCTGGATATGGAACTGGTGCGCGGCATCGACAAAAGCGCCGCGCGCGGCATCATGGTCAAGCATCTTGTCGCCATGGCGCGGGACATGGGGATCGATCTCGTCTGCGAAGGCGTCGAGACCGCCGGTGAGCTTGCCATGCTGCGGGAACTGGGCGTGGAGCTGGCGCAGGGCTATTTTCTCTGCCGCCCCGCCTTCGAGCATCTGCCGCAGGCCGGCGAGGTGAGATGGCGGCCCTGA
- a CDS encoding YjhX family toxin, with amino-acid sequence MDISRNEQRILHLLAQGGRIELTRTETRKIEKVDCFTRDGWLYPGLDITLFRKLKAKRAIRSKGGRPYQITERGLRLVRSQPDNT; translated from the coding sequence ATGGACATCTCGCGCAATGAACAGCGCATCCTGCACTTGCTCGCACAGGGCGGCAGGATCGAACTGACACGCACCGAAACCCGAAAGATCGAGAAGGTCGACTGCTTCACCCGCGACGGCTGGCTCTATCCCGGCCTCGACATCACTCTGTTTCGCAAGCTGAAGGCCAAACGCGCCATCCGCTCGAAAGGCGGCAGGCCGTACCAGATCACCGAACGCGGTCTGCGGCTGGTCAGAAGCCAACCCGACAACACGTAG
- the gatB gene encoding Asp-tRNA(Asn)/Glu-tRNA(Gln) amidotransferase subunit GatB: MTIVDTRTPDPKRLIPGATGDWEVIIGLEVHAQVTSNAKLFSGSSTTFGKAPNANVSLVDAAMPGMLPVINEECVKQAVRTGLGLKAKINKRSIFDRKNYFYPDLPQGYQISQYKDPIVGEGTITISLGPDREGNFEDIEIGIERLHLEQDAGKLMHDQHPSFSFVDLNRSGVALMEIVSKPDMRSADEAKAYITKLRTIVRYLGTCDGNMDEGSLRADVNVSVRKPGGEFGTRCEIKNVNSIRFVGMAIESEARRQIDILEEGGVIDQETRLFDPVKGETRSMRSKEDAHDYRYFPDPDLLPLEFDDAFIEELAKDLPELPDDKKARFVGDLGLSVYDASVLVSDKAVSDYYEKLVGLSDAKVAANWVINDLLGALNKAGKGIDETPVSPEQLGAILSLIKEGVISGKIAKDLFEIVWNEGGDPKQIVEERGMKQVTDTGAIEKIVDEIIAANPEQAAKVKDKPSLAGWFVGQVMKASKGKANPQAVQALVKEKLGVAE, encoded by the coding sequence ATGACCATTGTCGATACCCGCACGCCCGATCCCAAACGCCTGATCCCCGGCGCCACCGGCGACTGGGAAGTCATCATCGGTCTCGAGGTGCATGCGCAGGTCACGAGCAATGCGAAGCTGTTCTCCGGCTCCTCCACCACCTTCGGCAAGGCGCCCAACGCCAACGTCTCGCTGGTGGATGCGGCCATGCCCGGCATGCTGCCCGTCATCAACGAGGAATGCGTGAAGCAGGCCGTGCGCACCGGCCTTGGCCTCAAGGCCAAAATCAACAAGCGCTCGATCTTCGACCGCAAGAACTATTTCTATCCCGACCTGCCGCAGGGCTACCAGATCTCCCAGTACAAGGACCCGATCGTCGGCGAAGGTACGATCACCATCTCGCTCGGGCCGGACAGAGAGGGCAATTTCGAGGATATCGAGATCGGCATCGAGCGCCTGCATCTGGAGCAGGATGCCGGCAAGCTGATGCATGACCAGCATCCCTCGTTCTCCTTCGTCGACCTCAACCGTTCGGGCGTGGCGCTGATGGAGATCGTCTCCAAGCCGGATATGCGTTCCGCCGACGAGGCCAAGGCCTATATCACAAAGCTTCGCACCATCGTGCGCTATCTCGGCACCTGTGACGGCAATATGGACGAGGGGTCGCTCCGCGCCGATGTGAATGTCTCCGTGCGCAAGCCGGGCGGTGAGTTTGGCACGCGCTGCGAGATCAAGAACGTCAACTCGATCCGCTTTGTGGGCATGGCGATCGAAAGCGAGGCCCGCCGCCAGATCGACATACTGGAAGAGGGCGGCGTGATCGACCAGGAGACCCGCCTGTTCGATCCGGTCAAGGGCGAGACGCGGTCGATGCGCTCCAAGGAAGACGCGCATGACTACCGCTATTTCCCCGACCCGGACCTGCTGCCGCTCGAATTCGACGATGCCTTCATCGAAGAGCTGGCGAAGGACCTGCCGGAACTGCCGGACGACAAGAAGGCGCGTTTTGTGGGCGATCTCGGCCTTTCCGTCTATGACGCCTCGGTACTCGTCTCCGACAAGGCGGTGTCCGACTATTACGAAAAGCTGGTCGGCCTCTCCGATGCAAAGGTCGCGGCAAACTGGGTCATCAATGATCTGCTCGGCGCGCTGAACAAGGCCGGCAAGGGCATTGACGAAACCCCGGTTTCGCCTGAACAGCTCGGCGCCATCCTGTCGCTGATCAAGGAAGGGGTGATCTCGGGCAAGATCGCCAAGGACCTGTTCGAGATCGTCTGGAACGAGGGCGGCGACCCGAAACAGATCGTCGAAGAGCGCGGCATGAAGCAGGTGACCGATACCGGTGCGATCGAAAAGATCGTTGACGAGATCATCGCCGCCAATCCGGAACAGGCCGCAAAGGTCAAGGACAAGCCCTCGCTTGCCGGCTGGTTCGTCGGCCAGGTGATGAAGGCTTCTAAGGGTAAGGCCAATCCGCAGGCGGTGCAGGCGCTGGTCAAGGAAAAGCTGGGCGTTGCGGAGTAA
- a CDS encoding GNAT family N-acetyltransferase, translating into MFFVRTAMETDIPAVCALLSETWHATYDEILGPEKVETIINSWLSHEAMLRRLRRPHGEFLVADSGTMIGGMAFAAPDKDNAEIVNLSQLYVLPGCQRQGIGEQLFAEIETCFPNAKRLALEVVPQNAPAIRFYEAHGLREVGRHDECGAPGSGIPAIRMEKDLPGV; encoded by the coding sequence TTGTTCTTCGTCCGCACGGCCATGGAGACGGATATTCCGGCCGTCTGCGCGCTGCTCTCCGAGACCTGGCACGCGACCTATGACGAGATTCTCGGGCCCGAGAAGGTCGAGACGATCATCAATAGCTGGCTTTCGCACGAGGCCATGCTGAGGCGGCTGCGCCGGCCTCACGGCGAGTTCCTGGTGGCCGACAGCGGCACGATGATCGGCGGCATGGCCTTTGCGGCGCCCGACAAGGATAACGCCGAGATCGTCAATCTCAGCCAGCTCTATGTGCTTCCGGGCTGCCAGCGCCAGGGCATTGGCGAGCAACTGTTTGCCGAGATCGAAACCTGCTTTCCCAACGCGAAGCGACTGGCTCTGGAAGTCGTGCCGCAAAATGCGCCGGCCATCCGGTTCTACGAGGCCCATGGCCTGCGGGAAGTCGGTCGGCATGATGAATGCGGCGCGCCCGGCTCCGGCATTCCGGCCATTCGCATGGAAAAGGACCTGCCCGGTGTCTGA
- a CDS encoding GNAT family N-acetyltransferase, translating to MIREARRDDLEALIAIFAADDLGGHGDTTDPEAYGDYRAAFDAIAASANDTLYVAELDGMVVGTFQTSYTRTLTGRGGAVLTIEAVQTHPDWRSRGIGAKMIAAAIEKARAEDCRLVQLMSNRSRTDAHRFYERLGFTPSHRGFKMKLKGF from the coding sequence ATGATCCGCGAGGCGCGGCGTGACGATCTTGAGGCGCTGATCGCAATTTTTGCCGCCGACGACCTTGGCGGCCACGGCGATACCACCGATCCTGAAGCCTATGGCGATTATCGCGCCGCCTTCGATGCGATCGCCGCCTCGGCCAATGATACGCTCTATGTGGCGGAGCTTGACGGCATGGTCGTCGGCACGTTCCAGACCTCCTATACCCGGACGTTGACCGGTCGCGGCGGAGCGGTGCTGACGATCGAGGCGGTTCAGACCCATCCCGATTGGCGTAGCCGCGGCATCGGGGCGAAGATGATCGCGGCGGCGATCGAAAAGGCGAGGGCGGAGGACTGCCGGCTCGTGCAACTGATGTCGAACCGGAGCCGCACGGATGCCCATCGCTTCTACGAGCGGCTTGGTTTCACGCCGTCCCATCGCGGCTTCAAAATGAAGCTGAAAGGCTTTTGA